A genomic segment from Streptomyces antibioticus encodes:
- a CDS encoding AMP-dependent synthetase/ligase, whose translation MREFSLPALYEVPADGNLTDIVRRNAAQHPDVAVIARKAGGAWQDVTATAFLAEVHAAAKGLIASGVQPGDRVGLMSRTRYEWTLLDFAIWCAGAVTVPVYETSSPEQVQWILSDSGATAVVVELDAHAAAVESVRDTLPALKHVWQIEAGGVEELGRLGKDVSDATVEERSSLAKADDPATIVYTSGTTGRPKGCVLTHRSFFAECGNIVERLRPLFRTGECSVLLFLPLAHVFGRLVQIAPMMAPIKLGTVPDIKNLTDELASFRPTLILGVPRVFEKVYNSARAKAQADGKGAIFDKAADTAIAYSRALDLPSGPSLGLKLKHKVFDRLVYGKLRAVLGGRGEFAISGGAPLGERLGHFFRGIGFTVLEGYGLTESCAATAFNPWDRQKIGTVGQPLPGSVVRIADDGEVLLHGEHLFKEYWNNPGATAEALADGWFHTGDIGTLDEDGYLRITGRKKEIIVTAGGKNVAPAVIEDRIRAHALVAECMVVGDGRPFVGALVTIDEEFLGRWAADHGKPADSTAASLRDDADLVAAVQSAIDDGNAAVSKAESVRKFRILSAQFTEDSGHLTPSLKLKRNVVAKDYAAEIEALYAK comes from the coding sequence TTGCGCGAGTTCAGCCTTCCGGCTTTGTACGAGGTCCCCGCGGACGGCAATCTGACCGACATCGTCCGCAGAAACGCCGCGCAGCATCCCGACGTCGCCGTCATCGCGCGCAAGGCGGGCGGGGCCTGGCAGGACGTGACCGCGACCGCCTTCCTGGCCGAGGTGCACGCCGCCGCCAAAGGTCTGATCGCCTCCGGGGTCCAGCCGGGCGACCGGGTCGGGCTGATGTCGCGCACCCGGTACGAGTGGACGCTGCTCGACTTCGCGATCTGGTGCGCGGGCGCGGTCACCGTGCCGGTGTACGAGACCAGCTCGCCGGAGCAGGTGCAGTGGATCCTCTCGGACTCGGGCGCGACCGCGGTCGTGGTGGAGCTGGACGCCCACGCGGCGGCCGTCGAGTCGGTGCGCGACACCCTGCCCGCGCTGAAGCACGTCTGGCAGATCGAGGCCGGCGGCGTGGAGGAGCTGGGGCGGCTCGGCAAGGACGTCTCCGACGCCACGGTCGAGGAGCGCAGCTCGCTCGCCAAGGCCGACGACCCGGCGACCATCGTCTACACGTCCGGGACGACCGGCCGGCCCAAGGGCTGTGTGCTCACCCACCGCAGCTTCTTCGCCGAGTGCGGGAACATCGTGGAGCGGCTGCGCCCGCTGTTCCGCACCGGTGAGTGCAGCGTGCTGCTCTTCCTGCCGCTGGCGCACGTCTTCGGCCGGCTGGTGCAGATCGCCCCGATGATGGCGCCGATCAAGCTGGGCACGGTCCCGGACATCAAGAACCTCACGGACGAGCTGGCGTCCTTCCGGCCGACGCTGATCCTCGGCGTGCCGCGGGTCTTCGAGAAGGTCTACAACTCGGCGCGGGCCAAGGCGCAGGCCGACGGCAAGGGCGCGATCTTCGACAAGGCGGCGGACACCGCGATCGCGTACAGCCGGGCGCTGGACCTGCCGTCGGGTCCGTCCCTCGGTCTGAAGCTCAAGCACAAGGTCTTCGACCGGCTGGTCTACGGCAAGCTGCGCGCGGTGCTGGGCGGCCGCGGCGAGTTCGCGATCTCGGGCGGGGCCCCGCTGGGTGAGCGCCTGGGCCACTTCTTCCGCGGTATCGGCTTCACGGTCCTGGAGGGCTACGGCCTGACGGAGTCCTGTGCGGCGACCGCGTTCAACCCGTGGGACCGGCAGAAGATCGGGACGGTCGGGCAGCCGCTGCCGGGCTCGGTGGTGCGGATCGCCGACGACGGCGAGGTGCTGCTGCACGGCGAGCACTTGTTCAAGGAGTACTGGAACAACCCGGGCGCGACCGCCGAGGCGCTGGCCGACGGCTGGTTCCACACGGGGGACATCGGCACCCTGGACGAGGACGGTTATCTGCGGATCACCGGCCGCAAGAAGGAGATCATCGTCACCGCGGGCGGCAAGAACGTCGCCCCTGCGGTCATAGAGGACCGCATCCGGGCGCACGCGCTGGTCGCGGAGTGCATGGTGGTGGGCGACGGGCGGCCGTTCGTGGGCGCGCTGGTCACCATCGACGAGGAGTTCCTGGGCCGTTGGGCCGCCGACCACGGCAAGCCGGCGGATTCCACGGCGGCTTCGCTGCGGGACGACGCGGATCTGGTGGCGGCCGTCCAGTCGGCGATCGACGACGGCAACGCGGCGGTGTCGAAGGCGGAGTCGGTGCGCAAGTTCCGTATCCTGTCCGCCCAGTTCACGGAGGACTCGGGTCATCTGACGCCGTCGCTGAAGCTCAAGCGCAACGTGGTGGCGAAGGATTACGCGGCGGAGATCGAGGCGCTGTACGCCAAGTAG
- a CDS encoding glycosyltransferase family 4 protein, translated as MHKTLIVTNDFPPRPGGIQAFLHNMALRLDPDRLVVYASTWKRSRDGVEATAAFDAEQPFTVVRDSTTMLLPTPGATRRAVGLLREHGCTSVWFGAAAPLGLMAPALRRAGAERLVGTTHGHEAGWAQLPAARQLLGRIGEGTDTLTYLGEYTRSRIATALSAEAAGRMVQLPPGVDEKTFHPGSGGDEVRARLGLTDRPVVVCVSRLVPRKGQDTLIRAMPRILAAEPDAVLLIVGGGPYENDLRRLAEETGVAASVRFTGAVPWAELPAHYGAGDVFAMPCRTRRGGLDVEGLGIVYLEASATGLPVVAGDSGGAPDAVLDGETGWVVPGGSPADAAERITVLLGDAELRRRMGERGRRWVEEKWRWDLLADRLKALL; from the coding sequence ATGCACAAGACCCTGATCGTGACCAACGACTTCCCGCCCCGGCCCGGTGGTATCCAGGCGTTCCTGCACAACATGGCGCTGCGGCTCGACCCGGACCGGCTCGTCGTCTACGCCTCGACCTGGAAGCGGTCGCGGGACGGTGTCGAGGCGACGGCCGCCTTCGACGCCGAGCAGCCCTTCACCGTCGTACGGGACTCCACGACGATGCTGCTGCCGACGCCCGGGGCGACCCGGCGGGCCGTCGGGCTGCTGCGGGAGCACGGGTGCACGTCGGTGTGGTTCGGGGCGGCCGCGCCGCTCGGGCTGATGGCGCCCGCGCTGCGCAGGGCCGGTGCCGAGCGGCTGGTGGGGACCACGCACGGGCACGAGGCCGGGTGGGCCCAACTCCCCGCGGCCCGGCAGCTCCTCGGGCGGATCGGGGAGGGCACGGACACGCTCACCTACCTCGGCGAGTACACCCGCTCCCGGATCGCCACCGCGCTGAGCGCCGAGGCGGCCGGACGGATGGTCCAACTGCCGCCCGGCGTCGACGAGAAGACCTTCCACCCGGGGTCGGGCGGCGACGAGGTGCGGGCCAGGCTCGGGCTGACCGACCGGCCGGTGGTCGTGTGCGTCTCGCGGCTCGTGCCGCGCAAGGGCCAGGACACGCTGATCCGCGCGATGCCCCGCATCCTGGCCGCGGAACCGGACGCCGTCCTGCTGATCGTCGGCGGCGGGCCGTACGAGAACGACCTGCGCAGGCTCGCCGAGGAGACCGGCGTGGCCGCCTCCGTGCGGTTCACCGGCGCCGTGCCCTGGGCCGAACTGCCCGCGCACTACGGCGCCGGGGACGTCTTCGCGATGCCCTGCCGGACCCGGCGCGGCGGCCTGGACGTCGAGGGGCTCGGGATCGTCTACCTGGAGGCGTCGGCGACCGGCCTCCCGGTGGTCGCCGGGGACTCCGGGGGCGCGCCCGACGCCGTGCTCGACGGGGAGACGGGCTGGGTCGTGCCGGGCGGCTCCCCGGCGGACGCCGCCGAGCGGATCACCGTCCTCCTCGGCGACGCCGAACTGCGCCGCAGGATGGGGGAGCGGGGCCGTCGCTGGGTCGAGGAGAAGTGGCGCTGGGACCTGCTCGCCGACCGGCTGAAAGCCCTGCTGTGA
- a CDS encoding metallophosphoesterase family protein, which translates to MVSDVHGNARDLARAGEGADALICLGDLVLFLDYADHSRGIFPDLFGVENADRLVELRTARRFEEARELGARLWGGVEGDRAAVIERAVRKQYAEMFPAFPTPTYATYGNVDMPHLWSEFAEAGTTVLDGGRAEIGGWVFGFVGGGLRTPMRTPYEIGDEEYAAKIEALGEVDVLCTHIPPEVPELVYDTVARRFERGSRALLDAIHRTRPRYSLFGHVHQPLARRMRIGATECVNVGHFASSGTPWALEW; encoded by the coding sequence GTGGTGAGCGATGTGCACGGCAACGCCCGTGACCTGGCCCGGGCGGGGGAGGGCGCCGACGCGTTGATCTGCCTGGGCGACCTCGTCCTCTTCCTCGACTACGCCGACCACTCCCGCGGGATCTTCCCCGACCTCTTCGGCGTCGAGAACGCGGACCGGCTGGTGGAGCTGCGCACCGCCCGCCGCTTCGAGGAGGCCCGTGAACTGGGCGCCCGCCTCTGGGGCGGCGTCGAAGGCGACCGGGCGGCCGTCATCGAGCGGGCCGTGCGCAAGCAGTACGCCGAGATGTTCCCGGCGTTCCCCACCCCGACGTACGCCACCTACGGCAATGTCGACATGCCGCACCTGTGGAGCGAGTTCGCCGAGGCCGGCACCACCGTCCTGGACGGCGGGCGCGCCGAGATCGGCGGCTGGGTCTTCGGCTTCGTCGGCGGCGGCCTGCGCACCCCCATGCGCACGCCCTACGAGATCGGCGACGAGGAGTACGCCGCCAAGATCGAGGCCCTCGGCGAGGTCGACGTGCTCTGCACCCACATCCCGCCCGAGGTCCCCGAACTCGTCTACGACACCGTCGCCCGCCGCTTCGAGCGCGGCAGCCGCGCCCTCCTGGACGCCATCCACCGCACCCGCCCCCGCTACTCCCTCTTCGGCCACGTCCACCAGCCGCTCGCCCGGCGGATGCGGATCGGCGCGACCGAGTGCGTCAACGTCGGGCACTTCGCGAGCAGCGGCACGCCGTGGGCGCTGGAGTGGTGA